Part of the Myxococcales bacterium genome, GGCCCACGCCATCGGCTACTGGCTCCAGCTCATCCTGGCGATGGCCATCGCCACGCTCGGCCTGGCGATGAACAGCGTCGCGGTCGTGATCGGCGCCATGCCGATCTCGCCGCTGATGGGGCCGTTGATCGAGTTCGGCGTCGGCCTCGCCACCGGTTCGCTCCTGCTGACGATCCGCGCCGGCGTCCGCACCGCCGCCAGCGTCGCGGTGGTGGTGTTCGCGGCCGCCGGCCTGACCGGCTGCTGCCGTTCCACGAGGTCACGACCGAGCTGGCGGCCGGACCAGCCCGACGATGATCGATCTGTTCATCGCCGTCGCGTGCGCGCTGGCCGCGGTCTACACCACCGTCCGCGAGGGCAAGGACGCGATGGCCGCCGCCGCCGGGACCGCGATCGGCATCGCGCTGGTCCCGCCGCTGTGCACCGCCGGCTACGGCCTGGGCACCGGCAACCACGACATGCTGCAGGGCGCGCTCTTTGCTCTTCACCGCCAACTTCGCGGCGATCACCGCGGTCACCGCTGGCGACGGTGTTGCTGCTGGGCTTCGGCCAGGTCAACACCGCCGAGATCGAGGACGACGTGCTCGAGCGCCCGTCCGAGGGCCGCTGGCCCATGTCGCCGCCCGGGTCACGCGCCGCACCGTCGGCCGCCGCCTGGGGCGCGCTGACGCGCCTGCTGTTGCCGGCGATGCTGCTCGGCGCGATCCTCGTGCCGCCGCGCCGGGCGCTGCACGAGGTCAGCTGGCAGGTCGAGGTCCGGTCCGAGGTCGAGCGCCTGCTCGCCGAGGTCCCCGGCGCCGTGGTCCGCCAGAGCCGCGAGGTCCGCGCCGGCACCGTCCGGGTCCGGCTGTTCCTGGTCGGCACCGACGCGGAGGCCCGCGCCGTCGCCGCGACCCTGCGCACGAAGATCGCGATGCGCCTCGGCAAGGAGCCGCTGGTGGACGTGGTCGCGGTGCCTGACGCGGCGACCCTCGACGCGATGGCGAACCAGCTGCGCCAGGCGGCCCTCCCGCCGCCCGACGCGCCGGCGCCGGCGCCGATCACGCCGCCGGCCACCTTGTTCGCGAGCGCGCTCGATGACGCCCTCGCCCACCACTGGCCGTCGTCGGCGGGCACCGTCCTGCGGCTGCGCGTCACGCCGCGCGGTGGCACTCCGGTCGCGCTCGAGCTCGACGTGACCCACCTCGGGGCCCCGCTCGGCGAGGTCGGCGAGCAGCTGCTCGAGCAGGCGTGGAGCGCGCAGCTCGAGGCCACCGTCGACGTGAACGATCACCGCTGCCGGTCGCCGCGGTCGCGGCCCGGCCGACGCCGGCGGGACCTGGCTGCCCGAGGCCGTGCGCGTGCTCGGACGCGACCGCCGGGATCGCCGGCCTGAGCCTGTGCTTCACCGTGCCGGCGCCGGCGGCGCCGCCGCCCTGCGGCCCTGGCGCGCGCCCACCCCACCGCCACCGCCCGCGTCGATCGAGATCGTGCGCGGCGTGCTGACCGGCCTGACCCGGGCGCGGCCCGACGCGGTGATCGTCGATGGCGTCGGCTGGAGCGTCCGCGTCACGACCGCGAGCTGCTTGCCGGCGCCGACCGCCCCGGCCGATCCGACCGCGCCCGTCCCGGCGGCCGATCCGACCGCGCCCGCCCCGGCGCCGCCGCCCACCCAGCCCGCGTCGGCCCCGGCGCCTGCGCCCGCGGCATCGGCGCCCGCAGCGCCGACGACCGCGGCGCCCTGACCCCGCCCTGATCAGCGCGCCCGCGCGCGGCTGCGCGTGCGCCCGGGCCTTCGGCGCGATCACCGCGGCGACCGCCGCGCGCTCCTTGCCGTGGCTGGGCTTGCCATGGTTGGCCGAGCGGCGCGTCGACTTGCGCGACGGCGTCGCGAGCGAGTCCTCGAGCGTGGAGGTCATCCCGGCCTGCTGCCGCGGGTTGTTACGCCGCGCGCTGTGCCCGGCGCCGGCCGCGCGATCGGTCTCCGACACGCCGGGCTGCGCGGTGTCGACCCACAGATCGCGCACCTGCTTCTCCGGCCGCGCCAGCACCATCGCCTGGGCCAGGGCGGCTCGGCCCTCGCGGCGCCGGATCAGGCTCGGCGCACCCGCCAGCTTCGGCCGCGCCGCGTCCAGCACCGACGCCCGCCCGGCGCTCCGGCCGCGGCGGTCGAGCAGCCGGCGGATCGCCTGCACCGCCGAGCGCAGCGCCGGCGCCCAGGTCGTGCGCGCGGCTGGCGCCGAGGTGCTCGATCTGGACCGGCGGCACCCCGGTCAGGCCCGTGGATCGAGCAGCGCGTGTCGACGCCGCCGCGGGGCCCGTTGACGTCGGCGAACCGGATCGTCACGCGCTCGATCAGCGTCGCCCAGCGCGCGAGCGCGGCCGTGGTCTTGGCGCGGATCGTCGCCTCGAGGGCCGCCTCGACCTTGGGCCGAGCCCGGATGTCGAGCGCCGTCGTCGCCGTCGGGGTCGGGCCCCGGCTCGCCTTGCCGACCTTCGAAGCTGTGCGCGGAGCGTCTGCTTTGCCATGCCCGCCTTTTTACCACGCTTTCGTCGCGGAAGCCTCGTCGGGCGCCCGCGACGCCGCGCCTCACCTCACGGCGACGGCAGATGGATGCGCTCGTAGTCGGTGGCCGCAAATGGCAGGTCGAGGCGGGGGACGCGCGCGGCGCGGCTGACGTATGGCGACACATGGTCCGTGAACCGCATCGGCTGGTAGTTGCGCGCGAAGATCGTGGCGAGCGCGCGCTCGACCCGATCGGGGATCGCGCGCAGCCGCGCCGCCAGGTCGGGATCGCGGCACGCGTCGAGCTGGCGGCGAGGCGGGCGTCATCGATCGTCGTCGGGGCAGATCGCGATCGGTGGCGCCCGGGTGGGGTCGTTGGCGCGGCGCCAGCGACGCCTCGCCGGCGACGGCGAACGGATCGACCGGCTCGCCGTCGAGCCAGACGTTGAAGTGCAGGTGCGGCGGATCGGCGCCGAGCGCGGCGACGAAGTTGAGGCCCGACGCTCCGGACAGCGCGATGGGCTCGCCGCGGGCGACCACCTGGCCGGGCTCGACCAGCGCCCGCGCCAGGTGCGCGCAGCTGGTGGCCAGGCCGTCGCCGTGATCGAGCAGGAGCTTGAGGCCGCCGCGGTGGAACTCGCTGACGACGAGGATCACGCGGGCCGCGGCCGGGGCGACGATCACCGTGCCTGGCGCGGTCGCGAAGTCGGTGCCGTTGTGGCTGTCGTAGGTGAGCGCGCCGCCCTGGAAGTCGCGGACCTGGGTCTTGCGCACCGACCAGCCCCGCTCGATCGGCGTGGGCGTGCGGTTGAACAGGTTGTAGATCGGCACCGCGCGCCCGAACGGCCGCTGGCCGCGCCACACCGCCAGCGCCAGGCGCGGCTGGAGGATGCGCAGGCTGGTGTGATCGAACCGGCTCGGCGGGTCAGCGCGTCGCCGCGGACCGCGAAGACGGTCTCGCGCAGGCGCAGGCGCCACGGCGACAGCCCCAGGACCTCGGACAGCGACAGGCGATCGGCGGGCACGCCCCATCGTGCCTGGTGGCCGCGCCGATTGAAATCGCGGCGCGCACCGCCGATGCTGATCGGATGCACCGCACGCCCTGGCTCCTGGCGGCCGCCGCCCTCGTCGCCACCGCGGCCACCGCCGGCCCTGCCCGCGCCGGCGGCTTCGGCATCCCCGGAGGTCGGCGTGCGCCGCACCGGCATGGCGGCCGTGGTCGGTCGCCCCGACGAGCCGTCGGCGGTGTTCCACAACCCGGCGGGCTGACCATGTCCCACGGCGCGCGGGTCTACGCGACCTTCGGCCTGGCGGTGCTGTCGACCGAGTTCAACCTGCGGCCGTGGGACCAGAGCGATCGGTTCATCACCACGCCGGTCGACGCCGACGGCTACTACCCGACCACGCGCCCGACCCGGGCGGTCGGCGCGATCCCGATGATCACCGCCTCGGCCGAGATCGTGCCGGGCAAGCTGTGGGGCGCTCGGCGCGTACGTATCCAACGGCACCGGCGCGCAGTTCGCCGACGACGATGTCACCCGCTACCACCTGATCGACGGCTACATCGTGTCGCCGACCCTCAGCCGCGGTCGCGGCCTACCAGGTCCACCCAAGCTCGCGCTCGGGCTCGGCGTCGGCATGATGAACGTCCGGGTCCACGGCGAGCGCTACCTGTTCCCGATCCTCAATGGCACCGACGTGTCCCGGTTGATCGGCTCGAAGGCGCGGCTGGTGCTCGACGGCGAGGACTGGAAGTTCACCTGGAACGCCGGCGTCCTGGCGCGGCCGGTGCCCAAGCTCACCGTGGGCGCCACGGTCATCGGCCGGGTCGATCCCGAGCTCGAGGGCGACGTCACGCTCACCACCGGCGACGACGCCGCCCGGTGCCCGGCGACCGCTACAACGGCAAGCAGAAGACCGGGCTGGTGCTGCCGTGGACGTTCCTGGCCGGCGCCAACTACGACGTCACCCCCAACCTCGAGGTCGGCACCGAGCTCCGCTACTACCTGTACCGCGCGTACAAGGAGCAGCGCTCCAAGCTCGACGGCCTGCCGTTCATCAACGAGCTGGTCACGCCCAAGAACTACACCGACTCGTGGCAGGTCGCCGGCGGCGTGCGGGTCCACGATCTGCCCCAGGCGCCGTGCTCGAGCTGATGGCCGGCGTCCACTACGACAAGACCCCGGCCCCGGCCCAGACCGTCGCGCTCGATCAGCCGACGTTCTCGCACTACGGCCTGCACTCGGGCGTGCGCTACCAGGTCGGCCGCTAAGCTGGCGGCGTCGTACCTGCACTACTGGTACCGGATCCCGGTCATCACCGACAGCCTGACCAACCCGCCGTCGAACATCCGCGGC contains:
- a CDS encoding M23 family metallopeptidase, with translation MAPAPARDRLRGPRRRADPPSRFDHTSLRILQPRLALAVWRGQRPFGRAVPIYNLFNRTPTPIERGWSVRKTQVRDFQGGALTYDSHNGTDFATAPGTVIVAPAAARVILVVSEFHRGGLKLLLDHGDGLATSCAHLARALVEPGQVVARGEPIALSGASGLNFVAALGADPPHLHFNVWLDGEPVDPFAVAGEASLAPRQRPHPGATDRDLPRRRSMTPASPPARRVPRSRPGGAAARDPRSGRARARHDLRAQLPADAVHGPCVAIRQPRRARPPPRPAICGHRLRAHPSAVAVR
- a CDS encoding DUF389 domain-containing protein encodes the protein MIDLFIAVACALAAVYTTVREGKDAMAAAAGTAIGIALVPPLCTAGYGLGTGNHDMLQGALFALHRQLRGDHRGHRWRRCCCWASARSTPPRSRTTCSSARPRAAGPCRRPGHAPHRRPPPGAR